Genomic segment of Candidatus Binatia bacterium:
TCCTGGTCGCGCTGCGCGAGGACCGCGCGCTGGCCGCCGAAGCCGGGACCGGCATCGGCAAGACGCTCGCCTACGCGCTCGTCGGGCTGCTGCACGCGCTGCACACCAACGAGCGCGTCGTCGTGAGCTCCGCCAACCGGACGCTGCAGGAGCGCGTCGTCGACGAGGAGCTGCCGCGCATCGCGGCCGTGCTCGGCATCCCGCCGCAGCCGGCGATCGTGCTCAAGGGACGCGCCAACTACGGCAGCACGACGCGAGCGCTCGATCTCGCGACGCGTCCGGCGGACTTCGGCTTTCCGGATCTGCCGGCGGCGACGCGTCTCTACTTGACGTCGTACTTCCACCGCTGCCCGGAGCGCGACCTGCAAGCCTTCGGCGGCTGGCTGCTCGCGCGTGATCCGGCGCTGCGCGGCATCCGTGACGTGATCGCCTGCTCGACGGACTGCAGCGAGCGCGCGTGCCGCGAGGCGCCCGGCGGACCGTGCGGGTACCTGCGCCGCGTCGACGCGCTCGCCGACGCGGCGATCGTGTCGATCAACCACTCGCTGCTGCTCACCTGGCCGGCGCGCTACGGCGCGATCGAGCGGCTGATCATCGACGAGGCGCACGAGCTCGCGCACGAGGGCGACCGCGCGTTCCGCGAAGAGGTCGCGGCGCGGGACGTGCGTCAGTGGCTGTCGCAGCTCGCGGCCGGCGGCAGGGGAGGGTTGCTCGCGGCGCTCGCGGCCGGCGCGGGTGATCTCGTCGCCGCGCGCCGTGCGATCGATCTCGCGCGGCGCTGCGAGCTCGCGGTCGAGGCGGCCGGACGCGCGCTCGTGCCGCTGTGCGGCGAGGGCGAGACGCTCGTGCCGTCGGCCGAGGTCGCGGCGCAGAGCCCGACGTGGTCGCACGCCGCGCGCTGCATCACCGACGCGGCGAGCGCCCTCGCCATGCTCGGCGAGGAGGTCGAGCGGCTCGCCGGCCGCTACCGCGAGAAGACCGGCGACGGCGCGCCGCGCGACGACGCGGTGTCGGCCCGCGCGGCGACGCTCGGCGCGTCGCTCGCGGCGGTCGGCACGGGCCTGCTCGCCGATCTCTTCGAGCAGACCCGCGACGCGACGGTGTACTCGGCCTGGGCGCGTCCGGTCCGCGAGAGCACCGACTGGGGCGTGCGCGCGACACCTCTCAACGTCGCGGAGCTGATCCACGCGCGGCTGCTCGAGCCGGCGCGCACGGTGGTCGCGGTGTCGGCGACGCTCGGCGTCGGCGGCAACCCGAAGCCGACGCTCGAGAAGCTCGGCTGGCAGCTGCTGCCGGAGGAGCGCCGCCTGCCGGAGCTCGTCATCCCGTCGCCGTTCGACTACCCGGGGCGCTCGGTGCTCGCCTTCGCGGAGGCGGGAACCTACCGCACGAGCGGCTTCGCCGCGGAGTGCGCGCAGGCGATCGCCAGCATCGCGCGTCTCCTCGGCGGGCGTACGCTGGTTCTCTTCACCAGCCGCAATCGCCTCGCGGACGTCGCGGAGCGGCTCGAGCCGCTGCTGCGCGACGACGGGATCACGGTGCTCGTGCAGCGACGCGGCGGCGGCGCGTCGCGTCTCGTCGAGCAGTTCGCCGCGAGCCGGCGCGCCGTGCTGCTCGGGACGCGCTCGCTCTGGCAGGGCATCGACGTCCCGGGCGACGCGCTCTCCTGCGTCGTGATCGACAAGCTGCCGTTCCCGCGGCCGAACGATCCGCTGCAGCAGGGACGCGCGCGCGTCATTCGCGAGAGCGGCGGCGACGACTTCCGCGCGCTGTCGCTCGAGCCCGCGGTGGTCGCGTTCAAGCAGATGTTCGGCCGCCTGATCCGCAGCGAGAACGACCGCGGCTTCGTCGTCGTCCTCGGCGCCGACACGAGCAAGGCGTACCTGCAGGACTTCGTCGGCTCGCTCCCGGGGCCGCCGCGCGTGCTGGTCGCCGGGATGCCGTCGATCCTCGCCGAGATGAACGCCTTCTTCAGCTCGCAGCCCGACGCGGCGACAGACCGAGCTGGTTGAGCTTCTTGCGCAGCGTGTTGCGGTTGATGCCGAGGATCTGCGCGGCGCGCACCTGGTTGCCGTTGGTGCGCTCGAGCGTCGCCTCGAGCAGCGGGCGCTCGAACTCCATCAGCAGCGTCGCGTAGACGTCGACCGGGTCGCGATCGCCGTGCGCCTCGAACTGGCTGCGCGTGCGGCGTCGCACCACCTCGGCGAGCGAGTCGCCGTTCGACGGCGGCGCGGTGGTCTCGGCGAGCTGGAAGTCGCTCGGCATGAGCGTCCGACCCGGCGCCAGCACCGCGGCGCGCACCAGCGTGTTCTCGAGCTCGCGGACGTTGCCCGGCCAGCTGTACTGCATCAGCATCGCTTCCGCCGCAGGCGCGATGCCCGTCATCTCCGTGCCGAGGTCGCGGTTGATCTTGGCGATGAAGTAGCGG
This window contains:
- a CDS encoding helicase C-terminal domain-containing protein, which produces MDDVAKIAADDEPLARLPDADQLAMLASALGPFAVVDLETTGLDPETAQVIEVGAVRIAPGEPPATFHRFVDPGAPLPPLTTTLTGLTHDDLRGAPPWTQVVGELAAFVADATIVAHNAAFERGFLGRFLRSSEYLDTLELACILRPELAGHSLETLARDLLGRTKRHRALDDALDTLAVLARLAAEIARGEHPELRLVLQDLSASWPWARLLRVPRATAASRPDELRDGGAATLRVQPAEMRRTRIPAEWYSADFVTQLLADEARWRRHVPGYRARDGQIELARALLVALREDRALAAEAGTGIGKTLAYALVGLLHALHTNERVVVSSANRTLQERVVDEELPRIAAVLGIPPQPAIVLKGRANYGSTTRALDLATRPADFGFPDLPAATRLYLTSYFHRCPERDLQAFGGWLLARDPALRGIRDVIACSTDCSERACREAPGGPCGYLRRVDALADAAIVSINHSLLLTWPARYGAIERLIIDEAHELAHEGDRAFREEVAARDVRQWLSQLAAGGRGGLLAALAAGAGDLVAARRAIDLARRCELAVEAAGRALVPLCGEGETLVPSAEVAAQSPTWSHAARCITDAASALAMLGEEVERLAGRYREKTGDGAPRDDAVSARAATLGASLAAVGTGLLADLFEQTRDATVYSAWARPVRESTDWGVRATPLNVAELIHARLLEPARTVVAVSATLGVGGNPKPTLEKLGWQLLPEERRLPELVIPSPFDYPGRSVLAFAEAGTYRTSGFAAECAQAIASIARLLGGRTLVLFTSRNRLADVAERLEPLLRDDGITVLVQRRGGGASRLVEQFAASRRAVLLGTRSLWQGIDVPGDALSCVVIDKLPFPRPNDPLQQGRARVIRESGGDDFRALSLEPAVVAFKQMFGRLIRSENDRGFVVVLGADTSKAYLQDFVGSLPGPPRVLVAGMPSILAEMNAFFSSQPDAATDRAG